In Mastigocladopsis repens PCC 10914, a single window of DNA contains:
- a CDS encoding class I SAM-dependent methyltransferase: protein MSEAKVRQQYDRLADIYDRRWHSYVTDTLSFLNTWAELSPQARVLDVACGTGEFEQVILAENPTQSIIGVDISEKMLAIARHKCRNYSNAVFQTASASLLPFADRTFDVVISANAFHYFDRPETALSEMKRVLKPDGRVIILDWCKDYFLCRLCDRILPLFDSAYKQCYTQDEFHRLLIDVGFEIQRDRRVHFGLLWGLMVATATKGGF from the coding sequence ATGAGTGAAGCCAAGGTTCGCCAGCAATACGATCGCCTAGCAGACATTTACGATCGGCGATGGCATTCTTATGTTACCGATACACTCTCGTTTTTAAACACCTGGGCAGAGCTTTCGCCACAGGCAAGGGTACTCGATGTCGCTTGTGGAACTGGGGAGTTTGAGCAAGTTATTTTGGCGGAGAATCCCACACAATCAATAATTGGGGTAGATATTTCCGAGAAAATGCTGGCGATCGCTCGACACAAATGCCGCAACTATAGCAACGCAGTCTTTCAAACCGCTTCGGCTTCGTTGCTTCCCTTCGCCGATCGCACTTTTGATGTCGTTATCTCTGCCAATGCCTTTCATTACTTTGATCGCCCCGAAACCGCCTTATCGGAAATGAAACGAGTTCTCAAACCCGATGGTCGAGTCATTATTCTCGATTGGTGCAAAGATTATTTTTTGTGCCGACTTTGCGATCGCATCTTGCCACTTTTCGACTCCGCTTACAAGCAATGCTATACCCAAGACGAATTTCACCGCCTTTTAATTGATGTGGGTTTTGAAATTCAGCGCGATCGCCGAGTTCATTTTGGGCTTTTATGGGGATTGATGGTAGCTACGGCAACCAAGGGAGGCTTTTGA
- the phnE gene encoding phosphonate ABC transporter, permease protein PhnE produces MPVKKKNPRTPIPPDPKPQFERLLKQQRRQWNRSIVIAAIVFLVICICFYFVGLLDGNRLADGVPSGIRLVSQMLPPDFSDGFNWIKPLFDTLAMSVAGTAIAIIFSLPLSLLAARNTTPHPLLFHLSRLILNGLRSIPELIMGIIFVAAVGFGALPGTLAVGFHSIGMVGKFFAEYIELVNPAPLEAARAAGANKAQVIYHGILPQVFPQFMDLTLYRWEYNFRASTIMGAVGAGGIGFELIGALRILQYREVSALLIVILLMVIVVDGFSNYLRKRLN; encoded by the coding sequence ATGCCCGTCAAGAAAAAAAATCCCCGAACTCCCATCCCACCCGATCCTAAACCTCAATTTGAGCGATTGTTGAAACAACAGCGTCGTCAATGGAATCGCTCAATTGTTATTGCCGCGATCGTTTTTCTCGTTATCTGTATTTGCTTCTATTTCGTAGGACTTCTAGATGGCAATCGACTCGCCGATGGAGTTCCTAGCGGCATCCGATTGGTTAGCCAGATGTTACCTCCCGATTTTAGCGATGGCTTCAATTGGATTAAGCCCCTATTTGATACTCTAGCGATGAGTGTTGCGGGAACAGCGATCGCAATTATCTTTTCACTACCCCTGTCCTTGCTGGCTGCCCGTAATACAACTCCTCATCCCCTACTGTTTCATCTCTCTCGTCTCATTCTCAATGGCTTGCGTTCCATTCCAGAATTAATTATGGGGATTATCTTTGTTGCTGCCGTCGGCTTTGGAGCGCTGCCAGGAACCCTAGCAGTAGGATTTCACTCCATCGGGATGGTAGGCAAATTTTTCGCTGAATATATCGAACTGGTCAATCCAGCCCCTTTAGAGGCAGCACGCGCGGCAGGAGCCAACAAAGCTCAGGTGATCTATCACGGAATTCTGCCCCAAGTCTTTCCCCAATTTATGGATCTGACTCTCTATCGCTGGGAATATAACTTTCGCGCCTCTACTATCATGGGTGCAGTGGGGGCTGGTGGCATTGGGTTCGAGCTAATTGGGGCGCTCCGCATTCTCCAATACCGGGAAGTTTCGGCGCTGCTGATCGTCATTCTGTTAATGGTCATCGTGGTAGATGGTTTCAGCAACTATTTACGCAAACGTCTCAATTAA
- the phnD gene encoding phosphate/phosphite/phosphonate ABC transporter substrate-binding protein, whose protein sequence is MTALFNRRSLFSFTLTAFALIGCQTNSNTATAPTGSNPVATVASKTVDPETLKVALLPDESPSSIIKNNEGLKQYLQTKLNKNIELFVTTDYSSMIEAASNKRVDLAYFGPLSYVLAKTKSDIEPFAAMKKHGKTTYQSVIIANIGSGVNTLQAAKGKTVAFGDQASTSSHLIPKSMLKEAGLEQQKDYQEAFTGSHDAVAMAVQNGNAQVGGLSKPIYETLLEKKTISPDKVKVIAESKEYPQYPWTMRSDLSPELKEKVRAAFIELDDEKVLKPFKADGFGAIADKDYDSIRDLAKILKLDLEKVNK, encoded by the coding sequence ATGACTGCTTTATTTAATAGGCGATCGCTCTTTTCTTTCACACTGACTGCATTTGCCTTGATCGGTTGTCAAACTAATAGCAATACTGCCACTGCGCCAACTGGAAGCAACCCAGTAGCTACCGTTGCCTCAAAAACCGTCGATCCCGAAACCTTAAAAGTAGCTCTTTTGCCTGATGAATCGCCTTCCAGCATTATTAAAAACAATGAAGGTTTAAAGCAATATTTACAAACCAAGCTCAATAAAAATATTGAACTTTTCGTGACGACAGATTATTCTTCTATGATTGAAGCTGCCAGTAACAAGCGGGTCGATTTAGCCTATTTCGGACCCCTTTCCTACGTTCTGGCAAAGACCAAGAGTGACATCGAACCGTTTGCGGCTATGAAGAAACATGGGAAAACTACCTATCAGTCGGTCATCATTGCCAATATTGGTAGCGGCGTTAATACCCTGCAAGCTGCTAAGGGAAAGACTGTAGCCTTTGGCGATCAAGCGTCAACGTCCAGTCATTTAATTCCCAAATCGATGCTAAAAGAAGCAGGGTTAGAACAACAAAAAGACTATCAAGAAGCCTTTACAGGCTCTCATGATGCGGTGGCGATGGCAGTTCAAAATGGTAACGCTCAAGTCGGTGGATTGAGCAAACCCATCTATGAAACTTTGCTCGAAAAGAAAACGATCTCGCCTGATAAAGTTAAAGTCATTGCCGAATCGAAAGAATATCCTCAGTATCCTTGGACGATGCGCTCCGATCTCTCCCCAGAACTGAAAGAGAAGGTTCGCGCTGCCTTTATTGAACTAGACGATGAAAAAGTGCTTAAACCTTTCAAAGCCGATGGGTTTGGGGCGATCGCTGATAAAGATTACGACTCGATTCGCGATTTAGCCAAAATTCTCAAGCTCGATTTAGAGAAAGTCAATAAATAG